A DNA window from Actinomycetota bacterium contains the following coding sequences:
- a CDS encoding DUF2993 domain-containing protein translates to MKRWCIIATLVIVSGVFFAIVVPTVVSYSIEKAVIETIRRDYNLKDCAYVRVDYSYPELFRGKIERVYIECAKSEFNGIKRRSVVITVKDIEFDVKKTLQTRDAAISDVGAAKTSIVVAEAELNKFIAKSHDDLKGWRLDLKPNKVVASAEIEMIGKLDISLKPRLRGNRLVLEPTDAKFAAMDDLGLSEAKNWIGEIGLDLPVSDLPFNMKITKVLVQDNQILVNAGN, encoded by the coding sequence GTGAAACGCTGGTGTATAATCGCGACATTAGTCATAGTCTCGGGCGTATTCTTCGCGATAGTCGTCCCTACCGTCGTCAGTTACTCGATAGAGAAGGCTGTCATCGAGACTATCCGCCGCGATTACAATCTCAAGGATTGCGCCTATGTCCGCGTCGACTACAGTTATCCGGAACTCTTCCGCGGCAAGATAGAGCGCGTCTACATCGAATGCGCCAAAAGCGAGTTCAACGGCATTAAGCGCAGGAGTGTCGTCATCACCGTTAAAGACATAGAGTTCGACGTCAAAAAGACGCTTCAGACGCGCGACGCCGCAATTAGCGACGTCGGTGCGGCCAAGACGAGCATAGTCGTCGCCGAGGCCGAGTTAAACAAATTTATCGCGAAGAGTCATGACGATTTGAAAGGCTGGCGTCTCGACCTTAAACCCAACAAAGTGGTCGCAAGCGCGGAAATCGAGATGATAGGCAAACTAGATATTTCGCTCAAGCCCAGGTTAAGGGGGAACAGGCTCGTTCTCGAGCCGACCGATGCTAAGTTTGCAGCTATGGATGACCTCGGGCTAAGTGAGGCTAAGAACTGGATAGGCGAGATAGGGCTCGACCTTCCCGTGAGCGACCTGCCGTTTAATATGAAAATCACCAAAGTGCTCGTTCAGGATAACCAGATATTGGTCAACGCGGGCAACTGA
- a CDS encoding phosphatase: MKIEADLHVHTVASGHAYSTVEEITKEAAKRGLKMVALTDHGPALPGGAHRYHFWNLRIMPAELNGVRILKGIEANVTNANGDLDLPEDYLAPLELVHAGFHPNCGYVSGSVAQNTEALCRAMDNPLLDFLVHPGNAKFPIDPETLVDAAVEKGIPLEINNSSFLPTTSRPAAYDYDLAVAEFIREKRSHVIISSDAHIHTQVGVFDQALELVTLAGITEDQIINTSAQKVRDYLASRRARR; this comes from the coding sequence ATCAAAATCGAAGCCGACCTCCACGTCCATACGGTGGCCAGCGGACATGCTTACAGCACCGTCGAGGAGATAACGAAAGAGGCGGCCAAGAGAGGTCTCAAGATGGTCGCGCTTACCGACCATGGCCCGGCGTTGCCCGGCGGCGCGCATCGGTACCACTTTTGGAACCTGCGCATAATGCCGGCCGAACTAAACGGCGTCCGCATCCTCAAAGGAATCGAGGCCAACGTCACCAACGCCAACGGCGACCTCGATTTGCCCGAAGACTATCTCGCGCCGCTCGAGCTGGTACACGCCGGGTTTCATCCGAATTGCGGCTACGTGAGCGGCTCGGTCGCGCAAAATACCGAAGCGCTTTGCCGGGCGATGGATAATCCGTTGCTCGACTTTTTAGTCCATCCCGGCAACGCGAAATTTCCTATCGACCCCGAGACGCTCGTCGACGCCGCGGTCGAGAAGGGTATCCCGCTCGAAATAAACAACAGCTCGTTCTTGCCGACCACCAGCCGGCCGGCTGCTTACGATTATGATTTAGCTGTCGCAGAGTTCATCCGCGAGAAGCGCTCGCATGTTATAATAAGCAGTGACGCCCATATCCACACACAGGTAGGCGTCTTCGACCAGGCTCTAGAGCTGGTCACCCTAGCGGGCATAACCGAAGATCAAATCATAAATACCTCGGCTCAAAAAGTGCGGGACTATCTCGCTTCAAGGAGAGCCCGGCGTTAG
- the prfB gene encoding peptide chain release factor 2, with the protein MIFDVDTKRDELTKLEKEASKPGFWDDQEAAQALMSKMSDIKDDIAAWEKADDDAEELEIMNELAVSEGDETLAADVERDFRRLKRYADDLELRSWFTDPLDSHSAIVTVHPGAGGTESQDWAEMLMRMVIQWSKDKHYQTDIYEIAAGDEAGIKTATFTIQGKYAYGFLQAVRGVHRLVRISPFDYGGRRHTSFASVDVIPEVERDVQITVDPADLKIETYRSTGAGGQHVNVTDSAVRITHIPTGVMAQCQSERSQTKNKETAMIILRARLYERIQEEQAREAAERHKQKKEIAWGSQIMSYVMHPYQLIKDHRTGVEKGNVQAVLDGDLDDFIIEYHRQRISEASDEQRAT; encoded by the coding sequence ATTATCTTTGACGTCGATACTAAGCGTGATGAGTTAACAAAGCTCGAAAAAGAGGCGAGCAAGCCGGGTTTCTGGGACGACCAGGAAGCGGCGCAAGCCCTGATGTCGAAGATGAGCGATATAAAAGACGACATCGCCGCTTGGGAGAAGGCCGATGACGACGCCGAAGAACTCGAGATAATGAACGAACTCGCGGTCTCCGAAGGCGATGAGACGCTCGCCGCCGACGTGGAGCGAGACTTCAGGCGTTTGAAGAGATACGCCGACGACCTCGAGCTGCGGAGCTGGTTTACCGACCCGCTCGACAGCCACAGCGCCATCGTCACCGTTCACCCCGGGGCGGGCGGCACCGAGTCGCAAGACTGGGCCGAGATGCTCATGCGCATGGTAATTCAATGGTCGAAAGATAAGCACTATCAGACCGACATCTATGAGATTGCGGCGGGCGACGAAGCCGGCATCAAGACCGCGACATTTACTATTCAAGGAAAATACGCGTACGGCTTTTTGCAGGCGGTCCGCGGTGTCCATCGTCTTGTCAGGATATCTCCGTTCGATTACGGCGGCCGGCGTCACACCTCGTTTGCTTCGGTCGATGTCATCCCGGAGGTCGAGCGCGATGTCCAAATCACAGTCGACCCCGCCGATTTAAAGATAGAGACCTACCGCTCGACGGGCGCGGGCGGCCAGCATGTCAACGTGACCGACTCCGCGGTGCGAATCACGCACATCCCGACAGGCGTCATGGCCCAGTGCCAGAGCGAGCGCTCGCAAACGAAGAACAAAGAGACCGCGATGATAATTCTCCGGGCCCGCCTGTACGAGCGCATTCAGGAGGAGCAGGCGCGAGAGGCGGCCGAGCGGCACAAGCAGAAAAAAGAGATAGCCTGGGGGAGCCAGATAATGTCGTATGTTATGCACCCTTACCAGCTTATCAAAGACCACCGCACCGGCGTCGAGAAGGGTAATGTCCAGGCGGTCCTCGACGGCGACCTCGATGATTTCATAATCGAGTATCACCGGCAGCGGATTTCGGAAGCCTCCGATGAGCAGAGGGCGACGTAG